TCCACGTTCACCAAATAACTCTAAAAAGGTGGGAATTCGAAAATCTTTGCTAATATTGGCTAGTGTTCCGAATTCCAAATTCTCTTTTTTAATCCAAACAATTTTAATTCCAAAACTTGGATTGGTGAATGCCTGTTTTACATAAAAAACATCACTTAGCGGATCGAGTAGTTGGCTTCGAACACCGGTTTCATCCTTTCCAAACCGGTCCGTATATCGCTCCCAACGAATTTGGGGGACTAAAAAAAGTCGGTTCGAAAATAGTCTAATTTCATCTTGAAAGGTAGCACTCAAAGTATCGCGACGTTTTTTTGGTTCTTTCCTTTCTGTTTCATGGTCGAAACGTTTTTCATATCTTGTGAAAAACTCTTGTTCTGTTTGAAAGGAAGTTCGAATCACTTGGTTGTATTCTAATAAATAGAATGTCGGTGTTAGTTGGAATCCATATTGGTTGGTTTTGGTAAATGCGTTTGGGGTTCCGTAACTAAATTCTGATTTAGGATCAAAAAAATCATCTTTGGAAAAGTTACCATAAGTTTTAGTTTCTAGTGTTAGGTTCTGCAATAAAAATTCATTGGTTTCCGTTGTAATTGCAGTTGAGAGTTTGCTGAATACACGTTCTACGGAAGCGGTCTGTCTGTTTCCGGGTCCGGGTAACCCTTGTTTTCTATGGATGTAATCGTTTAGTAAATTGATTTTGGTTTTACCAAATTCAAACGAGATATTCCCAGTAAAACCTGTCTTTCTGAATTGTGCGTTTCTACGAGTGTCAATGGAATCGTCGTAAGTGTTGAATAAAACTGTACCTTTGTTATTGAGATAACTAAAGTTTTGGTCCGAAGTTTCCTGGAGTGCCTGCACAAAATAAGAACCACCAACAAATTGGTCCATGTGCGTAACCGTCGCTTTTGCGGTTTTAAAACTTCCACCCATCAAATTGATTCGAGTCACTGGTTTATCAATTTTAGATTTGGAAACTAAATTGATGGAACCACCAATGGAAGATCCAGAAAATCCTGCCGGTGTTCCCGATTTATAGATTTCAATTTTTTCTAAATTATCAAAGGGCAGGTCAGCTAAATTGATTTCGCCACCCATGGAGTTGTTTATGGGAACTCCATTCCAATAGATTTTTGTTTGGTTGGGGTTGGTTCCTCTTAATGACAAAGTGGAATAGGAACCAAGTCCACCGTATTGCCTGACTCGAACGCCCGCTTCTCGGTTTAATACGTCGGGTAAGCTCATATAGCGCGTGTTTGTTTGTGATAAATCAATTTCCTTTTGAAATCCAGTTGGATTTTTTGTGAAATTGGAATTTTTTGACTGGCTGTCTAAGTTTGCTCGGATCTCTACTTCTTTCGGGTCTTTGTTTTGTGCAACTAGAGTGAGGGGTCCAAAACATAGGCAGAGGAGAAAATAGAATCTGAAATTAGAAATCATGGAGCTTTATTTTCTCGGTACCTGCCAAACTGGAGCATGAAAATTGAGTGTCAATTCCCTAAAGGAAAAAAGCATTGTCCCCATGAAGCATTACGACGTATTCGGTGTAGGGAACGCCCTGGTAGATATCATTGCCTTTATTGATCCCAATTTTTTACAAAAACAAAATATCACCAAGGGTGTGATGACTCTTGTAGATGAGTCTAGGCAAGGTCAAATTCTTGCCGACCTTCATGATGAAAAGAAAGAACTTCGCTCTGGTGGAAGTGCCGCAAACACAATGATCGCCATTGCAAACTCCGGTGGAACTTGTTGTTATACGGGAAAAGTCACTCATGATACTTATGGTGAATTCTATAAAAAAGATATGGAAGACGCAGGAGTTTTGTTTGAAACTATTCCTGATGTTAATGGTCACACTGGTACTTGTGTTGTATTAACTACTCCTGATGCCGAAAGAACCATGCTTACCAATCTTGCTATCTCTACATCCCTTGGTCCCAATGATATTGATGTAGAAAACTTAAAAAAGAGTAAGTTTGTTTATGTAGAAGGTTATTTATGGGATGGTGATTCTACAAAAAAAGCAAGTGAACTGACCATGAAAGTGGCAAAGGAAAATAATGTAAAAGTATCTTTTACTTATAGTGATCCTTTTTGTGTAAATCGTTCTAGGGATGAATTTATCCATCTAACAAAAGAATATGTGGATGTTGTTTTTTGTAATACAGAAGAAGGTTTAGCACTCAGTGGAGCAAAAACTGCAGAAGAAGCTGTTGAATTTATATCCAAACTTTGCCCGCTTGTGTTTATGACTTCAGGGAAAGAAGGGGCTTATGTAGCCGAAAATGGTAAAATCACTTTAGTTCCAGGTTTTCCTGTAAAACCGATTGATACGACAGGAGCTGGGGATGCCTTTGCCGCTGGAGTTTTGTATGGACTGACCCAAGGGTATTCATCACAAAAATCAGCTCGTTGGGGAAATTATGTGGCCTCTCGCATTGTTTGTGAAGTGGGACCTCGTTTGTCTGTTCGCCTGATGGGAAGACAAGACGAGATTTTAGAAGGGTTTAAAGAGACTTAATACTTACTGCATTTTTTTCGAATCTTCCCAAAGGGTTTTGATTTTATCAGCAATTTCAAGAGGGGCAAAGGGTTTTTCAATCACGCCGATGCCTCCTCTTTTTTGGTATTCCAAAATTTCATTTTTTAAAACACGAGAAGTCATAAAGGCAACAGGAATCGATTTGGTTTCTGGAAATATTTTTAACTCTTCAATGAGCTCCATTCCATTCATTCCAGGCATCAAAACATCTAACAAGATCAAGTCGGGTTGCAAAATGATTGCCTTTTGTAATCCTTCTGGGCCGGTTTTTGCAAAACTTACTTGATAGGTTGAATTGAATTCTAAAGCAATCCGAAGTATTTCCACAATATCTTCTTCGTCTTCAACGATTAACACATGTTTTAAGATAGATTCTGTCATTGATTGAATCCTGGGTTTACTATTGGAAATTCAATGGTAAAAACAGTTCCTTTATCATCAGAAGTGAAAAATATTTTACCTTTCATGGCTTCCACAAAACCTTTTGTGATGGATA
The sequence above is drawn from the Leptospira sp. WS4.C2 genome and encodes:
- a CDS encoding TonB-dependent receptor, whose translation is MISNFRFYFLLCLCFGPLTLVAQNKDPKEVEIRANLDSQSKNSNFTKNPTGFQKEIDLSQTNTRYMSLPDVLNREAGVRVRQYGGLGSYSTLSLRGTNPNQTKIYWNGVPINNSMGGEINLADLPFDNLEKIEIYKSGTPAGFSGSSIGGSINLVSKSKIDKPVTRINLMGGSFKTAKATVTHMDQFVGGSYFVQALQETSDQNFSYLNNKGTVLFNTYDDSIDTRRNAQFRKTGFTGNISFEFGKTKINLLNDYIHRKQGLPGPGNRQTASVERVFSKLSTAITTETNEFLLQNLTLETKTYGNFSKDDFFDPKSEFSYGTPNAFTKTNQYGFQLTPTFYLLEYNQVIRTSFQTEQEFFTRYEKRFDHETERKEPKKRRDTLSATFQDEIRLFSNRLFLVPQIRWERYTDRFGKDETGVRSQLLDPLSDVFYVKQAFTNPSFGIKIVWIKKENLEFGTLANISKDFRIPTFLELFGERGSIIGNTKLRPEQSRNGDFGFYLTTKPYANWKIQSDISVFQKRIYDMILFLPNSQFTLRPENVDQALIRGLETSHNVIWNKGLKFNFNYTYQDAKNYSESPTLNGKYLPLRSKSQGSALISFFKDFGEIGLEYQYIGANFRDRTNEYLGYLPSRQFWNLYIQYIPYKNLETGNELILGFEVRNLSDKRVEDLVGYPLPGRSYYFTGSYKF
- a CDS encoding adenosine kinase, with amino-acid sequence MKHYDVFGVGNALVDIIAFIDPNFLQKQNITKGVMTLVDESRQGQILADLHDEKKELRSGGSAANTMIAIANSGGTCCYTGKVTHDTYGEFYKKDMEDAGVLFETIPDVNGHTGTCVVLTTPDAERTMLTNLAISTSLGPNDIDVENLKKSKFVYVEGYLWDGDSTKKASELTMKVAKENNVKVSFTYSDPFCVNRSRDEFIHLTKEYVDVVFCNTEEGLALSGAKTAEEAVEFISKLCPLVFMTSGKEGAYVAENGKITLVPGFPVKPIDTTGAGDAFAAGVLYGLTQGYSSQKSARWGNYVASRIVCEVGPRLSVRLMGRQDEILEGFKET
- a CDS encoding response regulator; translated protein: MTESILKHVLIVEDEEDIVEILRIALEFNSTYQVSFAKTGPEGLQKAIILQPDLILLDVLMPGMNGMELIEELKIFPETKSIPVAFMTSRVLKNEILEYQKRGGIGVIEKPFAPLEIADKIKTLWEDSKKMQ